The Phaseolus vulgaris cultivar G19833 chromosome 10, P. vulgaris v2.0, whole genome shotgun sequence DNA window GTTTAAGCAAATGTAAGGGTTCAACCGTCAAtcgagataaaaataattaaaagaaggTATTTTAGTTGATACCAAGTCCAAATCTTTAACTGGACCAAATAAAAAGCTTCATCTGCATCCACCTTCCCTAGTTTAAAAATGACTTTATTCTTATGATAAAAAATACTTCAAATTACTGTTACCCATAACTCATTCTATACCATGTTCTGGTTGTGATTAATATGAAAGATATTAAACAATTTAAAGTAACATTTAAGATCATCATGTTGTACAGGGTTACACCTAACCAGTTCCAACATTTATTCAATACACATTCTGTTATTTTACATCATAAGAACTAATGACAAATCTCTAATGAGCCTGACTGATAAAATGTGGATTACCCGTTTCATCTGTATTATTTTtcgtaatattttattattgtgtataattatttgtgttaaataaattaaatattttcatttatattttatcaacataatatatttatatatacaattaaatgttattttatagttcatttaaaatattttttcataatatttatttatttttatctataaataaaaataaaataaataagaaatattcTAGGGATGTCCCAATCCTATTACATATAAATGTCGTGtaacaaaaaaactaaattcatcTATAAATCAACCATTTATATATCGAAACCTGTATAAATCAATCATTTATATATTGAAACCTAACATTCACCCATCACAAAACTCATGTTTACGTCAATCCCTcacatttacaaaaaaaattaacatccCCTAGATTGCATTACAATCAACCAAACCAAATCAAAACAACAAAACACAAGAAATTCAAAACGActtcaaataaatttatcaagATTTAACTAGACTAGTTGTTTTGAACTTTTAAAAAACCAGCAACCCTCAAGGATGTATTGATGGAAAAAAAACACGCGGAAATAACACACAAAATCACAAATCCACTGCAGAAAATAAGCAACAcaggatttaacgtggttcggtcgccaactgcaacctacatccacacggacaactattaggttttatttgttttctgttaCGTACAAAATTACAAGTACAattatctctttaaatagagattataaaggggcacaatgattaagcccattAACTAAAACATGGTCTCTAGTCAGTCTAACCCAATTGGTCCTCGCTTCACACTCAACATGTATAAAGTTGctgaaagaaacaaaaaaactgCAAAGTTTACCTTTTCCCTAAACTCTCAATAATTACATTTCTCAACCATCTAAAAGCTGCAAAGTTTATCTTGCTCCTACAATCTCAAGAAATATATTTCTCAACCACATAAAAGTTGCAAAATTACCTTGTTCTTGCAGTCTTAATAAATACATTTCCCAGTCACCTAAAAACTGTAAAATTTACCTTGCTCCTGAAGTCTCAAAATATCTTTCCCAACAATCTAAAAGCTGCAAAGTTTATACTGCCTCTACAGTTTCAAGAAATACATTTCACAACCCCCAACCAAcgtataaaaaatcattttgataAGAAGTCTTTTAAATCCAAGTAAACAAACATaacataatattttacattCACAAATATGACCCAATAAGCTTGGATCGACATCAAAATCACCTTAAGATTGTTTAAGCAAACCGTCaatcaaaatagaaataattaaaagaagGTTTTTTAGCTGACAACCAAGTCCAAATCTTTAACTGGGCCTAATAAAAAGGTTCATCTGCATCCACTTCCCCTGGTTTAAAAATGACTTTATTCTTATGATCACAAATACTTCAAATTACTATTACCCATTACTCATTCTATACCATATTCAGTTTGTAATTAACATGAAAGatattaaacaatttaaaataacatttaagaTCATCATGTTGTACAGGGTTACCTAACCAATTCCAACATATGTCCATACACATTATGTTATTTTACATCCTAAGAACTAATGACAAATCTCTAATGAGTCTGACTAATAAAGTGTGGATTACTCGTTTCATCTGTATTAATTCGTCACTTATATAAAGTGTGGATTACCCGTTTCATCTGTATTAATTTtcgtaatattttattattgtgtataattatttgtgttaaataaattaaatatttttatttatattttatcaatataatatatttatatatacaattaaatgttattttatagttcatttaaaatattttttcataatatttatttatttttatccataaataaaaaataaaataaatagaaaatattcTAGGATGTCTCAATCCTATTACATATAAATGTTGTGtaacaaaaaaactaaaatcatCTATAAATCAAACATTTATACATCGAAACTTGTATAAATCAATCATTTATATATCAAAACCTAACATTCATCCATCATAAAACTCATGCCTACATCAATCCCTCATATTTACAAAAAAGATTGACATCTTCTCGATTGCATTACACTCAACCAAACCAAATCAAAACAACAAAACACAAGAAATCCAAAACGActtcaaataaatttatcacaatttaaCTAGAATAGTTGTTTTGGACTTTTAAAAAACCAGCAACCCTCAAGAATGTATTGATGGAAAAAACACACGCAGAAATAACACACAAAATCACGAACCcattgcagaaaataaacaattcAGGATCTAACGTGGTTCTGCCGCCAACTTCAACTTACATCCACACAtacaactattaggttttatttgttttctgttgCGTACaaaattacaagtacaatgaacCACTTAAAAGTTGCAAAGTTTACCTTGTCCCTACAGTCTCAAGAAATATATTTCTCAACCAGCTAAAAGCTGCAAAGTTTACTTGTTCCTGCAGTCTCAATAAATACATTTTCCAGTCACCTAAAATCTGCAAAGTTTATCTTGCGTTTGCAGTCTTACAATATTTTTTCCAACAATCTAAAAGTTGTAAAGTGTGAAACGACAGTGTTGGAAGATCGAGCCCCGAGTTTTATGCGATCCTTAAGAGAGGGCTTTCAACTTAGAATTCCTGGGCAAagcattttcttttccaaagaGTTTCAAACCGCGTAGATAAAGCATATGATTCAGCACCCGACGAAGCATACGCTAGAGCAGCTACTAGAGAATCCGCAGACACAGAAGTCTCAACGGAACTATCTTTTTTGTTTCGTTTGTATCCTTTGCAAAAAAAATTCcacatccttttttttttaaatttaaaaaaaaatcaaaaggataaaaaaaatgaaaaattggaTCTATGCCCAATGGATCACAATTacgaaaaaaaaagtattttgttTTGGTTCGACCGTTATACTGCCTCTACAGTTTCAAGAAAGggagtttcttcctgcatccccacatttttcttcctgcacccccacactcttgtgcaaagacaaaattaccctttaaaatttttgaaattgcAAAATTACCCTTGATGTAATAAAACCCTAAAAAGTTAAAATGATTGCCATTTGTGCATGGAGGCCGTCTTCTTCAGCGACGCAACATTGAATCTCGGTTTTGCAATAGCTTCTTCTTCCAAATCTCATCCATCTCTCATTCATAAAGGTAAGTACATTCATGTGTTCTGGACTTTGATATTCGTTTTTTTCATGGATTGTTGTTTCCGTAAATGTTATTTCACATTCCAAATCACAGAATCCGGTAGGTTTTCAAATTTGGGGATCCGGTACTTTCCCGGATTTGTGGATCCGTTAGTTTCCCGGATGTGAGGATCCGGTAATAGTTCGGATTTAGGAATCCGGTAGTATTCCGGATTTAGGAATCCGGTAGTATTCCGGATTTAGGAATCCGGTAGTATTCTGGATTTAAGAATCCGGTAGTGTTTATATGTAGCAAAACCTATTAGACCTCTGTTTACTATTCCTCTATTTTTTTTGCTTCGTTTTTTTTGCTTGGAACTTCTCCTTTACCTCTAAAATTAGCTAAGCATTTTCGGCAACCAAGGAAAGGTTCATCAAATGTTCATGTATACTTTATAAAAGATTAGAATTAGATGACATGTACACTGTTAGTGCAAGGTACCACATGCAAATTTCTGTAGGTTTATGAATATAAGTTGAATCTAACTTGAATGGTGTAATTGAACAGAAATGGTGAAGACTAGGGGAGGAGGTTCACAAGGTGACCGTCTACGTCCCACAGCCTCtgttagaagaagaagaagacatgttaatgaagatgaagaacatGTTGAACATGAAGATGCAGAAGATGTTGATGTTGAACTTGAAGAAGCTGAACCCCAAATGGAGGTGGAGGATGAAGACGCACCTGAAATAGAAGGTGAAGGTTATCCTGGAGGTCCACGGGATGGGACGCTATTGACAGGTTATGAAGACCATGTGGCCATGCAATTATGGAATGGTGTGGTAAGTAAATATGTTGTAATATGATACTTGTTCATTGTTAATTTGATATGACTTTCATTCATTAAACTGTATATGATTTTGGTTGGTTAAATTAGGATCGAGGAGAGTTAAAATTGGTGTCTCATGGCCGAAAAATGAGTAACAAACCTGAACAAAATGATTTCCATGAACAAGTCCAATACAGATGATGCGGTGATGATTAAAATCTGTTGGAGGTTGGGATCTTAATGGAAAAATAGTCAATGATTGTTTAAGAGATAAACACACAACAATCACATTATATCGATTTGCAATAACGTATCCCATATCTGGTATTGTCATCCACTTATCTGTACTTATCTGCAAACAGAAGAAAATGTAACAAGTTAATCCACTTATACTCCTTTTTACAATTAATAACATCATTTAGAATGAATACAATTACCATGTGGTCAACT harbors:
- the LOC137818056 gene encoding uncharacterized protein, with amino-acid sequence MEAVFFSDATLNLGFAIASSSKSHPSLIHKEMVKTRGGGSQGDRLRPTASVRRRRRHVNEDEEHVEHEDAEDVDVELEEAEPQMEVEDEDAPEIEGEGYPGGPRDGTLLTGYEDHVAMQLWNGVDRGELKLVSHGRKMSNKPEQNDFHEQVQYR